The Deinococcus depolymerans genome has a segment encoding these proteins:
- a CDS encoding thiamine diphosphokinase, translating to MIAWILVGGRLVESPLLQALPRPDVVIAADGGARHAALLTGWGLNVPVDAWVGDFDSSAGLRLDAPREVHPAAKDETDAELAVRAARTRGAAELVFVGAFGGRFDHTLALALLALRLTERDGLRVTLTSGDEWGWPLTPASALSLAAPPGATLSVLAVSGLRGLSLGGVRWPLTEADVPAGSGWTVSNEVRGGPVTASLREGRALVTVLPTLPD from the coding sequence TTGATCGCGTGGATTCTGGTGGGGGGGCGGCTGGTGGAGTCGCCACTGCTGCAGGCGTTGCCGCGTCCGGACGTGGTGATCGCGGCGGACGGCGGGGCGCGGCACGCGGCGCTGCTGACCGGGTGGGGGCTGAACGTGCCGGTGGACGCCTGGGTGGGAGATTTCGACTCGTCGGCCGGCTTGCGCCTGGACGCGCCGCGCGAGGTTCACCCGGCCGCGAAGGACGAGACGGACGCGGAGCTGGCCGTGCGGGCCGCCCGGACGCGCGGCGCGGCGGAACTGGTGTTCGTGGGGGCCTTCGGCGGGCGCTTCGATCACACGCTGGCGCTGGCGCTGCTGGCCCTGCGCCTGACGGAACGCGACGGCCTGCGCGTGACCCTGACCAGCGGGGACGAGTGGGGCTGGCCGCTGACGCCCGCCTCTGCCCTGTCGCTGGCCGCGCCGCCCGGCGCGACCCTGAGCGTGCTGGCCGTCTCCGGGCTGCGGGGCCTGAGCCTGGGCGGCGTGCGCTGGCCGCTGACGGAGGCGGATGTTCCAGCGGGGAGCGGCTGGACCGTCAGCAACGAGGTGCGGGGCGGGCCGGTCACCGCCTCGCTGCGGGAGGGCCGGGCGCTGGTGACCGTGCTGCCCACCCTGCCGGACTGA
- a CDS encoding CTP synthase, whose translation MKYIFVTGGVVSSLGKGVASASLGALLRARGYRVTAVKIDPYINIDAGTMRPYEHGECFVTASGAETDLDIGNYERFLDLDIPAGSNITTGQVYQEVIRKERAGDYLSQTVQVIPHVTDEIKRRVRAAGERAGAEIVLIEVGGTVGDIESLPFLEAIRQFKFDEGDENVLYLHLTLVPYLGTSNEFKTKPTQHSVAELRSVGISPDIVMVRSKEKLPAEITRKIAAFTSVRENRVFSSFDVSHVYEVPLALEEQGLGKTVEDILSLERIHPNLAVWQNAVKTIKQPAREVTIAIAGKYTAMPDAYLSLMESLTHAGIANDARVNIQWVNAEDLADPSVTDADVKARLAQADGILVPGGFGIRGIEGKIRAAQYARESGTPYLGICLGMQIAVIEYARHKAGLEGANSAEFDEYAPHKVIDLMPEQLEVAGMGGTMRLGDWPMDLQAGTKIAELYGVPQGGTVRERHRHRFEVNPAYTQQLKDAGLVISGVTPGVEGRGAGLVETIEIPGHPFFVALQAHPEFKSRPMRPSPPFAAFIKAALDAQQV comes from the coding sequence ATGAAATACATCTTCGTTACAGGCGGCGTCGTCAGCAGCCTCGGTAAAGGCGTGGCCAGCGCGTCGCTCGGGGCGCTCCTGCGCGCCCGCGGCTACCGGGTCACGGCCGTCAAGATCGACCCGTACATCAACATCGACGCCGGCACCATGCGCCCCTACGAGCACGGCGAGTGCTTCGTCACCGCCTCGGGCGCCGAGACCGACCTGGACATCGGGAACTACGAACGTTTCCTGGACCTGGACATCCCGGCCGGGAGCAACATCACGACCGGGCAGGTGTACCAGGAGGTCATCCGCAAGGAACGCGCCGGGGATTACCTCTCGCAGACCGTGCAGGTCATCCCGCACGTCACGGACGAGATCAAACGCCGGGTGCGCGCCGCCGGGGAACGCGCCGGGGCCGAGATCGTCCTGATCGAGGTGGGCGGCACCGTCGGCGACATCGAATCGCTGCCGTTCCTCGAGGCGATCCGGCAGTTCAAGTTCGACGAGGGCGACGAGAACGTCCTGTACCTGCACCTGACCCTGGTGCCGTACCTGGGCACCAGCAACGAGTTCAAGACCAAACCCACCCAGCACTCGGTCGCGGAACTGCGCTCCGTGGGCATCAGCCCCGACATCGTCATGGTCCGCAGCAAGGAGAAACTCCCGGCCGAGATCACCCGCAAGATTGCCGCGTTCACCAGCGTGCGCGAGAACCGCGTCTTCTCCAGCTTCGACGTCTCCCACGTCTACGAGGTGCCCCTCGCGCTGGAGGAACAGGGCCTGGGCAAGACCGTCGAGGACATCCTGTCCCTCGAACGCATCCACCCGAACCTCGCCGTGTGGCAGAACGCCGTCAAGACCATCAAGCAGCCGGCCCGCGAGGTCACCATCGCCATCGCCGGGAAGTACACCGCGATGCCCGACGCGTACCTGAGCCTCATGGAGTCCCTCACGCACGCCGGCATCGCCAACGACGCCCGCGTGAACATCCAGTGGGTGAACGCCGAGGACCTCGCCGACCCCAGCGTCACCGACGCCGACGTGAAGGCCAGACTCGCGCAGGCCGACGGCATCCTCGTGCCCGGCGGGTTCGGCATCCGCGGCATCGAGGGCAAGATCCGCGCCGCGCAGTACGCCCGCGAGAGCGGCACCCCGTACCTGGGCATCTGCCTGGGTATGCAGATCGCCGTGATCGAGTACGCCCGCCACAAGGCCGGCCTGGAAGGCGCGAACAGCGCCGAGTTCGACGAGTACGCCCCGCACAAGGTCATCGACCTGATGCCCGAACAGCTCGAAGTCGCCGGGATGGGCGGCACCATGCGCCTCGGCGACTGGCCCATGGACCTGCAGGCCGGCACGAAGATCGCCGAACTGTACGGCGTCCCGCAGGGCGGCACCGTCCGTGAACGCCACCGCCACCGCTTCGAGGTGAACCCCGCCTACACGCAGCAGCTCAAGGACGCCGGACTGGTCATCAGCGGCGTCACCCCCGGCGTCGAGGGACGCGGCGCGGGTCTCGTGGAGACCATCGAGATTCCCGGCCATCCCTTCTTCGTGGCCCTCCAGGCCCACCCGGAATTCAAGAGCCGCCCCATGCGCCCCAGCCCCCCCTTCGCCGCCTTCATCAAGGCCGCGCTGGACGCCCAGCAGGTGTAA
- the coaE gene encoding dephospho-CoA kinase (Dephospho-CoA kinase (CoaE) performs the final step in coenzyme A biosynthesis.), translated as MSLSTLRRVGLTGSIGAGKSTVAALLRARGLTVLDADEQARLVTQDPEVLALLDARFPGVVTDGILDRAALAARVFGNPAALADLNRVTHPRVRERMGALESQAAARGERVIVQDIPLLFEGGLDASMDAVIVVDAPLSLRVRRVMERSGLSETEVLARDARQMPAEHKRARATVVVDNSGDHAHLEAQVDAALRRLGLDG; from the coding sequence ATGAGTCTTTCCACCCTCCGGCGTGTGGGCCTGACCGGGTCCATCGGCGCCGGCAAGAGCACTGTCGCGGCCCTGCTGCGCGCACGCGGCCTGACCGTCCTGGACGCCGACGAGCAGGCGCGGCTGGTCACGCAGGACCCCGAGGTGCTGGCCCTGCTCGACGCCCGCTTTCCCGGCGTGGTCACGGACGGCATCCTCGACCGCGCCGCGCTGGCCGCGCGGGTCTTCGGCAACCCGGCAGCCCTGGCGGACCTGAACCGCGTCACACACCCGCGCGTGCGTGAGCGCATGGGGGCGCTGGAATCGCAGGCTGCCGCGCGGGGCGAGCGTGTGATCGTGCAGGACATCCCCCTGCTGTTCGAGGGTGGCCTGGACGCCAGCATGGACGCCGTGATCGTCGTGGACGCGCCGCTCTCCCTGCGTGTGCGGCGCGTCATGGAACGCAGCGGCCTGAGCGAGACCGAGGTCCTGGCCCGCGACGCCCGCCAGATGCCCGCCGAGCACAAACGCGCTCGGGCGACCGTCGTCGTCGACAACAGCGGCGACCACGCCCACCTGGAAGCGCAGGTGGACGCCGCGCTGCGCCGGCTGGGGCTGGATGGCTGA
- a CDS encoding tetratricopeptide repeat protein, whose translation MNRRTTVSGLLGLMITLGLAAASTAAAQTTPAQSAPAQTTPAPTAPAPVTPTRSIPAANYVAVGVYYYEQGQFDQAYVAYRAAAEIDPRNPEALIGLGRAQVKLRLYSAGIETLKRLISLDSRNFDAYISLSQAYVQQYIGAGDRASVASNLGEALRILTDAEAVAQASSAKNIALSRVWNERGYVYKLQGDGTRAIEAFRQASTLNPDNSILLYNLGDMYYATGNIPQALDYLQQAVIVDPRDAFNRAYYAKLLALSGNLTAARPEAAQAARLAPKNAYAVGQYGVVSYLAKDPTTARAQLTQAVKLDPLRYPEFYYYLGRLNLDGGELKAARENLTRAAALGSNTPEYLYYLGLSYERGAGAVAPDRLKARENYEAALKLSPGYKPAQEGLNRVR comes from the coding sequence GTGAATCGACGCACGACCGTTTCTGGCCTGCTGGGCCTGATGATCACCCTGGGCCTCGCCGCGGCGTCCACCGCCGCCGCCCAGACCACTCCCGCTCAGTCCGCTCCCGCCCAGACGACCCCCGCGCCCACCGCACCGGCGCCGGTCACCCCGACCCGTTCCATTCCCGCCGCGAACTACGTGGCGGTCGGGGTGTACTACTACGAGCAGGGACAGTTCGATCAGGCGTACGTGGCGTACCGCGCCGCCGCCGAGATCGACCCCCGCAACCCGGAAGCGTTGATCGGTCTGGGGCGCGCGCAGGTGAAACTGCGCCTGTACAGCGCCGGAATCGAGACCCTCAAGCGCCTGATCAGCCTGGACAGCCGCAACTTCGACGCGTACATCTCGCTGTCGCAGGCGTACGTGCAGCAGTACATCGGCGCCGGGGACCGTGCCAGCGTGGCGTCCAACCTGGGCGAGGCGCTGCGGATCCTGACCGACGCGGAAGCGGTGGCGCAGGCCAGCAGCGCGAAGAACATCGCGCTCAGCCGCGTGTGGAACGAGCGCGGGTACGTGTACAAGTTGCAGGGTGACGGCACGCGCGCCATCGAGGCGTTCCGGCAGGCGTCCACGCTGAACCCCGACAACTCGATCCTGCTGTACAACCTGGGCGACATGTACTACGCGACCGGGAACATCCCGCAGGCGCTCGATTACCTGCAGCAGGCCGTGATCGTGGACCCGCGCGACGCCTTCAACCGCGCGTACTACGCGAAACTGCTGGCCCTGAGCGGCAACCTGACGGCCGCGCGGCCCGAGGCGGCCCAGGCAGCGAGACTGGCCCCGAAGAACGCCTACGCGGTCGGGCAGTACGGGGTGGTCAGTTACCTCGCCAAGGACCCCACCACCGCCCGCGCGCAGCTGACCCAGGCGGTCAAGCTCGACCCGCTGCGCTACCCGGAGTTCTACTACTACCTGGGCCGCCTGAACCTGGACGGCGGGGAACTGAAAGCCGCGCGTGAGAACCTGACGCGCGCCGCCGCGCTCGGCAGCAACACCCCGGAGTACCTGTACTACCTGGGCCTCAGTTACGAGCGCGGGGCGGGCGCTGTCGCCCCGGACCGCCTGAAGGCCCGCGAGAACTACGAGGCGGCCCTGAAACTCAGCCCCGGGTACAAGCCCGCCCAGGAAGGCCTGAACCGCGTCCGCTGA
- a CDS encoding CAP domain-containing protein, with the protein MPIHLHPLTLLIPTALLLASCGAGPSAPSAVGSSAATGTQGSAPRDAGSQTMSAEEAQILREINEARAVPRSCGTQRFAAAAPVSWNGYLAAAARAHAGDMAARGYFDHNTPEGVKPAQRAEAAGYTGWQMVAENIAAGYTLGNVTQGWLDSPSHCKTLMDPSLKEVGVGYVYKPGSRYGTYWVQDYGTR; encoded by the coding sequence ATGCCCATCCACCTTCACCCCCTGACCCTCCTGATTCCGACCGCCTTGCTGCTCGCCTCCTGCGGCGCCGGCCCCAGCGCTCCCAGCGCCGTGGGCAGCAGCGCCGCCACCGGCACCCAGGGCAGCGCCCCGCGCGACGCGGGCAGCCAGACCATGAGCGCCGAGGAAGCCCAGATCCTGCGGGAAATCAACGAGGCGCGCGCCGTGCCCCGCAGCTGCGGCACCCAGCGCTTCGCGGCGGCCGCGCCCGTCAGCTGGAACGGCTACCTGGCCGCCGCCGCCCGCGCCCACGCCGGCGACATGGCCGCCCGCGGGTACTTCGACCACAACACCCCGGAGGGCGTCAAACCCGCCCAGCGGGCCGAGGCCGCCGGGTACACCGGCTGGCAGATGGTGGCGGAGAACATCGCGGCCGGGTACACCCTGGGGAACGTCACGCAGGGCTGGCTGGACAGCCCCAGCCACTGCAAGACCCTGATGGACCCCAGCCTGAAGGAAGTGGGCGTGGGCTACGTCTACAAGCCCGGCAGCAGGTACGGCACCTACTGGGTGCAGGACTACGGCACGCGCTGA
- the gatA gene encoding Asp-tRNA(Asn)/Glu-tRNA(Gln) amidotransferase subunit GatA produces the protein MSVPATPPTSATSSAAAQARAVQSRDTTPQDLTAATLARIEAARELNAVLSVNPHADGQAAQVQARLDAGEVLPLAGVPVIVKDNINVTGTATTSGSRILRGYVSPYDATAAARLVQAGAVIVAKANMDEFAMGSSTENSAYGPTLNPHDTARVPGGSSGGSAVAVAAGLSAVSLGSDTGGSVRQPAAFTGVYGLKPTYGRVSRYGLIAYASSLDQIGPFARSAEDLALVMNVIAGHDPLDATSLHAPPAFTAGTPDDLRGLRVGVITESLAGNTVGVNATLNATLDALRGAGATTAEVSLPELRYAIAAYYLIAMPEASSNLARFDGMVYGQRASGSDVTEAMTLTREQGFGPEVQRRILIGTYALSSGYYDAYYSKAMKVRRLIADRFTQAFGQFDVLVTPTSPFPAFRRGEKTSDPLAMYAADVDTVAVNLAGLPALSVPAGFETVDGTPLPVGIQFIAPALHDERLVRIAGALEGIGLAQPQVAPGY, from the coding sequence ATGTCCGTGCCCGCCACCCCGCCCACCAGCGCCACCAGCAGCGCCGCCGCACAGGCCCGCGCCGTGCAGTCGCGCGACACGACCCCCCAGGACCTGACGGCCGCCACCCTGGCCCGCATCGAGGCGGCCCGCGAGCTGAACGCCGTCCTGAGCGTCAACCCGCACGCCGACGGGCAGGCCGCGCAGGTGCAGGCCCGCCTGGACGCCGGTGAGGTGCTGCCGCTCGCGGGCGTGCCGGTGATCGTCAAGGACAACATCAACGTGACGGGCACCGCCACCACCAGCGGCAGCCGCATCCTGCGCGGCTACGTCAGTCCCTACGACGCCACGGCCGCCGCGCGGCTCGTGCAGGCGGGCGCCGTGATCGTCGCGAAGGCCAACATGGACGAGTTCGCCATGGGCAGCTCCACCGAGAACAGCGCCTACGGCCCGACCCTGAACCCGCACGACACGGCCCGCGTGCCCGGCGGCAGCAGCGGCGGCAGCGCCGTGGCCGTCGCCGCCGGCCTGAGCGCCGTCAGCCTGGGCAGCGACACCGGCGGCAGCGTCCGCCAGCCCGCCGCGTTCACCGGCGTGTACGGCCTGAAACCCACCTACGGCCGCGTCAGCCGTTACGGCCTGATCGCGTACGCCAGCAGCCTCGACCAGATCGGGCCGTTCGCCCGCAGCGCCGAGGACCTCGCGCTCGTCATGAACGTCATCGCGGGGCACGATCCCCTGGACGCCACCAGCCTGCACGCGCCGCCCGCCTTCACCGCCGGGACGCCCGACGACCTGCGCGGCCTGCGGGTCGGCGTGATCACCGAGAGCCTCGCCGGGAACACCGTGGGCGTGAACGCCACGCTGAACGCCACCCTGGACGCCCTGCGCGGCGCGGGCGCGACCACCGCCGAGGTCAGCCTGCCGGAACTGCGCTACGCCATCGCCGCGTACTACCTGATCGCCATGCCCGAGGCGAGCAGCAACCTCGCCCGCTTCGACGGCATGGTGTACGGACAGCGCGCGTCCGGCAGCGACGTGACCGAGGCCATGACCCTGACCCGCGAGCAGGGCTTCGGCCCGGAAGTGCAGCGCCGCATCCTGATCGGCACGTACGCCCTCTCGAGCGGCTACTACGACGCGTACTACAGCAAGGCCATGAAGGTCCGCCGCCTGATCGCCGACCGCTTCACGCAGGCCTTCGGGCAGTTCGACGTGCTCGTCACGCCCACCAGTCCCTTCCCGGCCTTCCGGCGCGGCGAGAAGACCAGCGACCCGCTGGCCATGTACGCCGCCGACGTGGACACCGTCGCCGTCAACCTCGCGGGCCTCCCGGCCCTGAGCGTCCCCGCCGGCTTCGAGACGGTGGACGGCACGCCCCTGCCGGTCGGCATCCAGTTCATTGCCCCTGCCCTGCACGACGAACGTCTCGTGCGGATCGCCGGGGCGCTGGAAGGCATCGGCCTCGCGCAGCCGCAGGTGGCACCAGGGTACTGA
- the truB gene encoding tRNA pseudouridine(55) synthase TruB: MPVIAVDKPLNLTSHDVVNRARRARGTKRVGHTGTLDPLATGVLVLCVDDSTKVVQFMEADSKDYLAWISLGAGTPTLDAEGPVEETGDVPSLDPAQVQTLLQSFTGPQAQVPPQYSAIQVGGQRAYAVARAGGALDLPARNVVIHSLDLLGVYPGVEAAPRTFDSRSWTPAETGHTFTLPPALGEYPTLLVRASVGSGTYLRSLARDVGAALGVPAHLGGLVRTRVGRYDLRDAVTVDDLPGAAGIPDLAALDFPVIEADDRVARELRQGKRPAHPARGRHVVTLNGDLVAVVDGDGEQLKVVRAWA, encoded by the coding sequence ATGCCCGTGATCGCTGTCGACAAACCCCTGAACCTCACCTCGCACGATGTCGTGAACCGCGCGAGGCGGGCGCGCGGCACCAAACGCGTCGGGCACACCGGGACGCTGGACCCGCTGGCGACCGGGGTGCTGGTGCTGTGCGTGGACGACAGCACGAAGGTCGTGCAGTTCATGGAGGCCGACAGCAAGGACTACCTCGCGTGGATCAGCCTGGGGGCCGGGACGCCCACCCTGGACGCCGAGGGCCCGGTCGAGGAGACGGGCGACGTGCCATCCCTGGACCCGGCGCAGGTGCAGACGCTGCTGCAATCCTTCACGGGGCCGCAGGCGCAGGTGCCGCCGCAGTACAGCGCCATCCAAGTGGGCGGCCAGCGGGCCTATGCGGTCGCCCGTGCGGGCGGTGCGCTGGACCTGCCCGCCCGCAACGTGGTGATCCACTCGCTGGACCTGCTGGGCGTGTACCCCGGCGTGGAGGCCGCGCCGCGCACCTTCGACTCGCGGAGCTGGACCCCGGCGGAGACTGGACACACCTTCACGCTGCCGCCCGCGCTGGGCGAGTACCCCACCCTGCTGGTGCGCGCCAGCGTGGGCAGCGGCACGTACCTGCGCTCCCTGGCGCGCGACGTGGGCGCCGCACTGGGTGTGCCCGCGCACCTGGGCGGACTCGTCCGCACCCGCGTGGGCCGCTACGACCTGCGGGACGCCGTGACGGTGGACGACCTGCCCGGCGCGGCCGGCATTCCCGACCTGGCCGCGCTGGACTTCCCAGTGATCGAGGCCGACGACCGCGTGGCCCGTGAACTCCGCCAGGGCAAACGCCCGGCCCATCCCGCCCGGGGCCGCCACGTCGTCACCCTGAACGGCGACCTCGTGGCGGTCGTGGACGGCGACGGCGAGCAGCTGAAAGTCGTGCGCGCCTGGGCGTGA
- a CDS encoding pseudouridine synthase — protein MTDRSADHPDSTPASSGGERLQTSPGGERLQKRLARAGFASRRAVEDLIKAGRVTVNGEVAALGRTVTDADDIRVDGQLIETESVPKVTFMLYKPRGYVTTARDEYGRRNVLDAMPHIPGLHPVGRLDRDSEGLLLLTTDGDLTLTMTHPRYGHEKAYRAWTDGPQEPTQADLDALTDGTLKLEDGPARALQATPARGGAFVTLGEGRNRQVRRMLDGIGHPVTRLLRYRVGGLWLGNMEVGEYQQLDGRDLQDLLHPEKVPAAVWDREWERIQKRWG, from the coding sequence ATGACCGACCGATCCGCTGACCATCCTGACTCCACTCCCGCCAGCTCCGGCGGGGAACGCCTGCAGACCAGTCCCGGCGGGGAACGCCTCCAGAAACGCCTCGCGCGCGCCGGGTTCGCCTCGCGCCGCGCCGTCGAGGACCTGATCAAGGCGGGCCGCGTGACCGTGAACGGCGAGGTCGCCGCGCTGGGCCGCACCGTCACCGACGCGGACGACATCCGCGTGGACGGGCAGCTGATCGAGACCGAGAGCGTCCCGAAGGTCACGTTCATGCTGTACAAACCGCGCGGGTACGTCACGACCGCCCGCGACGAGTACGGCCGCCGCAACGTGCTGGACGCCATGCCGCACATTCCGGGCCTGCACCCGGTCGGCCGTCTGGACCGCGACTCGGAAGGGCTGCTGCTCCTGACCACCGACGGTGACCTGACGCTGACCATGACCCACCCCCGCTACGGGCACGAGAAGGCGTACCGCGCCTGGACGGACGGCCCGCAAGAACCCACCCAGGCGGACCTGGACGCCCTGACGGACGGCACCCTGAAACTGGAGGACGGCCCGGCCCGCGCCCTGCAGGCGACCCCGGCGCGCGGCGGGGCGTTCGTGACGCTCGGCGAGGGCCGCAACCGGCAGGTGCGGCGCATGCTCGACGGCATCGGGCACCCGGTCACACGCCTGCTGCGCTACCGCGTGGGCGGCCTGTGGCTGGGCAACATGGAAGTCGGCGAGTACCAGCAACTCGACGGGCGCGACCTGCAGGACCTCCTGCACCCCGAGAAGGTCCCGGCGGCCGTCTGGGACCGCGAGTGGGAACGCATCCAGAAACGCTGGGGGTAA
- a CDS encoding DUF423 domain-containing protein, translating to MPALNSFRTGAVLAAAGVALGAFGAHALKAQLTPEALGTFETGVRYQMYAALALLVLGTQPTQTRAPWPLLAGAVIFSGSLYLLTLTGVKILGAVTPIGGVLMIAAFVLAALDAKKGL from the coding sequence ATGCCCGCCCTGAACTCCTTCCGTACCGGCGCCGTCCTGGCCGCCGCGGGTGTCGCGCTCGGCGCGTTCGGCGCCCACGCCCTGAAAGCCCAGCTGACGCCCGAAGCCCTGGGCACCTTCGAGACCGGCGTGCGCTACCAGATGTACGCCGCGCTGGCCCTGCTGGTGCTGGGCACCCAGCCCACCCAGACCCGCGCGCCCTGGCCGCTGCTGGCGGGCGCCGTGATCTTCAGCGGCAGCCTGTACCTCCTGACCCTGACCGGCGTGAAGATCCTGGGTGCCGTCACGCCCATCGGCGGCGTCCTGATGATCGCCGCGTTCGTGCTGGCCGCGCTGGACGCGAAGAAGGGGCTGTAG
- the mraZ gene encoding division/cell wall cluster transcriptional repressor MraZ: MPFGEYPYTIDDKGRVVIPPPFREFVEDGMILTRGMEGCLYVFPLSSWKRVEEQLEGLPLTDAGSRAFVRFFYSGANKARLDNQSRVSVPQTLRAFAGLDSDVIVAGAPGRLELWNPDRWESAITAVQDNPPNPDLLVNFVA, encoded by the coding sequence TTGCCGTTCGGAGAGTACCCGTACACCATCGACGACAAGGGGCGTGTGGTCATCCCACCGCCTTTTCGTGAGTTCGTGGAGGACGGCATGATCCTGACGCGCGGCATGGAAGGCTGCCTGTACGTGTTTCCGCTCTCCAGCTGGAAGCGGGTGGAAGAGCAGCTTGAAGGGTTGCCCCTCACGGACGCCGGGTCACGGGCGTTCGTGCGTTTCTTTTACTCCGGCGCGAACAAGGCGCGGCTGGACAACCAGAGCCGCGTGTCGGTCCCGCAGACGCTGCGGGCCTTCGCGGGGCTGGACAGTGACGTGATCGTGGCGGGCGCGCCCGGTCGCCTGGAACTGTGGAACCCGGACCGCTGGGAGTCGGCCATCACGGCCGTGCAGGACAACCCACCCAACCCCGACCTTCTCGTGAACTTCGTGGCGTGA
- the rsmH gene encoding 16S rRNA (cytosine(1402)-N(4))-methyltransferase RsmH — translation MNSMNADTEQPNHMIPEPSTPSETVPTAPSSPESADADGAEGAGVLTHVPVLADEVVAALAPAPGKVFVDGTLGGAGHTGLLLAAGATVYGIDQDPFALDRARAANHPGLHVLQGNYRDMVSLLAGAGVTQVDGILLDIGVSSFQLDDTGRGFSYHTEAPLDMRMSQSGESAADVVNGYDEEDLAAIIYEYGEDRLSRRIARGIVYAREKAPIETTVQLADIVKRAYPGFSKGIHPARRTFQALRIHVNDELGALRDGLQAAETLLAPGGRLAVISFHSLEDRIVKRFLLGSQVLSPLTKRPVVASEAEQALNPRARSAKLRSAERVGRA, via the coding sequence GTGAACAGCATGAATGCAGATACCGAACAGCCCAACCACATGATCCCGGAGCCCTCCACTCCGTCTGAAACCGTTCCGACCGCGCCCAGCTCCCCCGAATCCGCGGACGCCGACGGCGCCGAGGGAGCCGGCGTCCTCACGCACGTCCCGGTGCTTGCCGACGAGGTCGTCGCGGCCCTGGCCCCCGCGCCGGGCAAGGTGTTCGTGGACGGCACGCTGGGCGGCGCCGGTCACACCGGGCTGCTGCTGGCGGCCGGCGCGACCGTGTACGGCATCGACCAGGACCCCTTCGCGCTCGACCGGGCGCGCGCCGCGAACCACCCGGGCCTGCACGTCCTGCAGGGCAACTACCGTGACATGGTGTCGCTGCTGGCGGGCGCGGGCGTCACGCAGGTGGACGGCATCCTGCTGGACATCGGCGTGAGTTCCTTCCAGCTGGACGACACCGGGCGCGGGTTCTCCTACCACACCGAGGCGCCGCTGGACATGCGCATGAGTCAGTCCGGCGAGAGTGCGGCCGACGTGGTGAACGGGTACGACGAGGAGGACCTCGCGGCGATCATCTACGAGTACGGCGAGGACCGCCTGTCGCGCCGCATCGCGCGGGGCATCGTGTACGCCCGCGAGAAGGCGCCCATCGAGACGACCGTGCAGCTGGCCGACATCGTCAAGCGGGCGTACCCTGGCTTCAGCAAGGGCATCCACCCGGCCCGGCGGACCTTCCAGGCGCTGCGCATCCACGTGAACGACGAACTGGGCGCACTGCGCGACGGTCTTCAGGCGGCCGAGACGCTGCTGGCACCGGGGGGCCGGCTGGCGGTCATCAGTTTCCACTCGCTGGAGGACCGCATCGTGAAGCGCTTCCTGCTGGGCAGCCAGGTCCTGTCGCCACTCACCAAGCGCCCCGTGGTGGCCTCGGAGGCCGAGCAGGCCCTCAACCCCCGGGCGCGCAGCGCGAAACTCCGTTCGGCCGAACGGGTGGGGCGCGCGTGA